The Martelella endophytica genome contains the following window.
CCGATCAAGGAAATCTGCGATCTCGCCGACAAGTATGGCGCGATGACCTATCTCGATGAAGTGCATGCCGTCGGCATGTATGGTCCGCGCGGCGGCGGTGTTGCCGAGCGCGAAGGTCTGATGGACCGCATCACCATCATCGAAGGCACGCTCGGCAAGGCTTTCGGCGTCATGGGCGGCTATATCACAGGCTCCCAGGCGCTGGTCGATTTCATCCGCTCCTTCGCCTCCGGCTTCATCTTCACCACGGCCCTGCCGCCAGCGCTCGCTGCCGGGGCGGTTGCCTCGATCCGTCACCTCAAGGTCAGCCAGATCGAGCGCCAGCGCCACCGCGAGCGGGTCCAGGCGCTGCGCGTCAAGCTCGATGGTGCCGGCATTCCGCATATGCCCAATCCGAGCCATATCGTGCCGGTGATGGTCGGCCACGCCTCGAAGTGCAAGTGGATTTCCGATATCCTCCTCGACGATTTCGGCATCTATGTGCAGCCGATCAATTACCCGACCGTGCCGCGCAAGACCGAGCGCCTGCGCTTCACGCCGACGCCGCTTCACACCGACGCCGACATCGACCATCTGGTGAACGCCTTGCATTCGCTGTGGTCGCAATGCGCGCTGGCACGGGCTGTGGCCTGAGCGTTCCGGCTTGAGGGCTCCCCGCCGTCGCGGGGTGCCCCGTCACCCGAAATTCACTTGACACCGACCGCCTCCATTTGATCTCTCAAGGCAAATCCTGGGAGGTTCGATCATGGATATTGCGGCAAGAACCGATGCGGTCATCGACCGGTCGATCGACGAGGGACGCATTGTCGGCACGGTGGTGAAGGTGCTGCGCGGCGGCGAACCCGTTTATGTGCGCGCGGCAGGCTATGCGGATCGCGAGGCCGGAAAGCCGGTTCAGGAAGACACGATCTTCCGCTATGCCTCGGTGACCAAGCCATTTGTCGCGACTGCGGCGCTGGCGATGATCGATGCCGGCAAGTTCACGCTCGACAGCCATGTCAGCGAGCTTCTGCCGTGGTTTCATCCGCCGGGCCCGGACGGGCGGCAGGCGGTCATCACCGTTCGCCAGCTCCTGACCCATACCGCTGGCCTCACCTACAAGCCCGGCGCCGGCATCCTTTCGGTCCACGATTCGATTTCACTCGGCATCGAAAACACCAACCGGACGCTGGAGGAAAACTTCTCCCTGCACAACACCGTGCCGCTCGCCTACCAGCCCGGCACGGCCTGGGAATATTCGATCGCCATCGACATCCTCGGCGCGATCCTCGCCGAGGTCCATGGCGGCTCGGTCGAGGATGCGCTCCGCCACTATGTCTTCGCCCCACTCGGCATCGCCGATACCGGGTTTCGCGTTGCCGATCGCGAGCGGCTTGCGACGGCCTATTACAACGCCGAACCCGCGCCGCAGCCCATGGGCGAGCCGGAGCGCGTCAAGTTCTCCGAGGAGATGACCTACACCTTCTCGCCGGCGCGGATCTTAAACCGCGAAGCTTTCCAGGGTGGCGGCGGCGGCATGGCGGGTACCGCGGATGCCGTGGTGCGGCTTCTGGAGATGTATCGCCGTGATGGCACCGGTGTTCTGAACACCGAAACGGCACGCGCGGCCTGCCGCAACCAGATTGGCGATCTTCGTCTGCGCCCCGGCGTCAGGTTTTCGTTCATCGGTTCGGTGATGGAAAATCCGGCGCTCGACAATTCGCACCTGCCGGAGGGCACGGTCGCCTGGGGCGGCATCTACGGCAACAACTGGTGCTACCATCCGGCAAGCGGCACGGTCGTCGTGGCTTTGACCAATACGGCGCCGGAAGGCTGCGACGGGCCGTTCAAGTTTCAGCTGCAGGAAGCGGTCTTCGGCTGAGGCCGTTCAGCGGCGAAGGCGTTCGGCCGCAAGCCGGCGCGCCTCCGCATCTGCGGTGTAAACGTCTTCGATGCCGGCGGCCTCGGGGAGGCCGGAAAGCGCCTCCATCACGGCCTCCGCAACCTCGGCCATTTCAAGGAAGCCGCAGCGACCCTCGATGAAAGCCTCGAGCGCGATTTCTTTCGCGGCATTCAGCACCGCGCCCTGCAGCCCGCCGCGCTCCATCGCAAGCCGTGCCAGCCGCAGCGCCGGAAAGCGCGTCTCGTCCGGCGCCTCGAAATCGAGCCGCGCGAGCCTGGCGAAATCGAGCCGGTCGACGGCGAGCGGCTGGCGCTTCGGATAGGCGAGCGCATAGCCGATGGCGGTGCGCATGTCCGGCACGCCGAGCTGGGCCAGCACCGAACCATCGGCATAGCCGACCATGGAATGGATGATGGATTGCGGGTGGATGACGACTTCGACCTGCTCCGGCTTCAGGGCGAACAGGTGCATCGCCTCCAGCATTTCCAGCGCCTTGTTGAACATCGAGGCGCTGTCGATCGAGATTTTCAGACCCATCGACCAGTTCGGATGCGCCCGCGCCGTCGCCGCATCGACATGGCGCATCTCTTCCAGCGACTTGTTGCGGAAGGGACCGCCCGACGCGGTGATGATGACGCGCTCCAGCGCCTGGCGCTGATGCTCCTCGAAAACCTGGAAGACGGCCGAATGTTCGCTATCGACGGGGATCATCGTGCCGCCGCCGCGTTTGACCGCATCGAGAAACAGCGGTCCGGCGGAAACGAGGCATTCCTTGTTGGCAAGCGCAATGTCGGCGCCACGTGCGGCGGCCGCCAGCGCCGGCTTCAGGCCGGCCGTGCCGACGATGGCGGCCATCACCATGTCGTTTTCCCGCTCTGCCGCCTCCATCAGGCCGGAGGGGCCGGCGGCTGCATCGACGCCGGTGCCGGCAAGCGCTTCCTTCAGTGCGCCGTACCGGCTTTCGTCGGCCGTCACCGCGATCTCGGCGCCGCTGGCGACCGCCTGCCGTGCCAGGGCCTCGACATTGGCGTTGCCGGTGAGCGCGGTGACCTCGAACGCATCGCGACCGCCGAGCTGGCCGATGACGTCGAGTGTGCTGACCCCGATCGAGCCGGTGGCGCCGAAAATGGCGATGCGTCGCTTACTCATGATGCCGTCCATTCGTATTCCTGCCCTGAGGCCCTAGCCGAATTTTCGGCGGAAGGACAGGGGGATTTGCGGCTTTTCGGGTTGCGGCCGCCGGCGATCATTCGCCAGCCCCAAAAGGCTGGAAAAACCGGTCGCGAACGATTATCACCGGTAGCGGGAAGTTTCGGCTTTCCGGTTGAACGGACGAGAGGAAACGCATCATGGCCGAAAGCATCAGACGGATAGGCGTGGTCGGTGCGGGGCCGATGGGCTGCGGTGTCGCGCATGTCTGCGCGCTCGCCGGCTATGACGTTCACCTCATCGACCACGGCCAGGAGCAGATCGAGCGGGCGCTGGCGACGATCAACGGCAATCTCGCGCGCCAGGTTTCGAGCGGCAAGCTTTCCGATGACGACCGCAAGAAGGCGCTGAAGCTGATCTCCGCCTCCACCGATCTGCAGGATCTCGCCTCCGTCGATATGGCGATCGAGGCGATCAGCGAGGACGAGGATGCCAAGCGTGCGCTCTATGCCAAGATCTGCCCGATCCTGAAGCCAGAGGCGCTGCTTGCCACCAACACTTCGTCGCTGTCGATCACCCGCCTTGCCGCTTCCACCGACCGGCCGGAGCGCTTCATGGGCGTTCACTTCATGAACCCGGTGCCGGTGATGGAACTGGTGGAGCTGGTGCGCGGCATCGCCACCGAGGAAGTGACCTTCAACACCGCCAAGGAATTCGTCCGCTCGCTCGGCAAGACGCCGACGGTCTCGGAGGATTTTCCGGCCTTCATCGTCAACCGCGTGCTGCTGCCGATGATCAACGAGGCGATCTACGTTCTCTACGAGGGCGTTGGCACGGTCGATGCCATCGACACCGCCATGAAGCTCGGCGCCCGCCATCCGATGGGGCCGCTGGAGCTTGCCGATTTCATCGGCCTCGATACCTGCCTGTCTGTGATGCAGATGCTGCACGAGGGCCTCGCCGACAATAAATATCGCCCGTGTCCGCTGCTGGTCAAATATGTCGATGCCGGCTGGCTCGGCCGCAAATCCGGTCGCGGCTTTTACGACTATCGCGGCGACGAGCCCGTCCCAACACGCTGACGCCTCAGTGGCAGCAGCTTCCCGTATTGCCCGAAAGCTCCTCCAGGATCGGGCAATCCGGCCGGTGGTCGCCGTGGCAATGGTCGGCAAGGTGCTGGAGGGTGGCCTTCAGGCTTGCGAGGCGGGCGAGTTTTTCGTCGATCTCGGTGATCTTGGCAAGCGCCAGCGCCTTGACCTCTGCACTTTCGCGGGCGTCGTCGTCGTAAAGCGAGAGAAGCAGCCGGCATTCCTCGACCGAAAAGCCGAGGTCGCGGGAGCGGTGGATGAAGTTCAGCCGGTGGACGTGATTGTCCGAATAGTCGCGATAGCCGTTATCGGCCCGGTCGGCGATGACGAGGCCGATATCCTCATAATAGCGGATGGTCTTGGCCGGCAGGCCAGAGCGCTTCGCGGCTTCGCCGATGTTCATGGGGCAACTCCAAACATTCCTGTTTCTGGAATGTAGGATCTGCCGCCTTCTGTTTCAATCGACCGCGAGCGCCATCCGCAGCATCGCCGCCAGATCCTCGTCGCCATCGCCTTTTTCCAGGCAGGCCCTGTAGCTTGCAAGCGCGGCGTCGATGGCCGGCGTGTCGACATCGTAGCTGTCGGCGACGCCGGCAAAGAGGGTTGCATCCTTCACTGCGCCTCTGACTGGAAAGCCGACGCTTCTGTCATGGCCGAGAATGCGCGGTGCGCGAGCCTTCAGCGCCGGCGTGCCGCCGGGACTTGTCATCAGGATTTCGAGCATTTTTTCGAGCGTCAGGCCGGCGCGCTTGCCGGTCGTCAGCGCTTCGCGAAGCACTTCCCAGTAGCCGCAGAGCACCATGTTGTTGACGATCTTGGCTGCCGCGCCGGTGCCGAGCGAGCCGGCATGGTGGATGCGGTTGGAGAGTGTCTGCGCCACCGGCAGGAACCGTTCGAAATCTATATCGGCGCCGCCGATATAAAAGCCCGCCCTGCCATCGATCACCGTTTCCGGGCCACCGGAGATCGGCGCATCGATGGCGCTGCCGCCCTTGGCTTTGATGTGTCCGGAGAACTGGCTGAGAAGGCTCGGGCTCACGGTCGAGGTCTCGACCACCAGCTTGCCCGGCAGCGAGGTGGAGACCAGCGCCTCCAGCACCGCGCTCACCGCCTCGTCGTTGATCAGCGAGGTGATGATGATGTCGGCCTTGCGGGCAAGCGTCGCCGGGTTCAGCGCGACCTCGGCGTGGGTCTCGGAGGCAAGCTCCATCGAAACGCCGCTGCGCGACCAGACCACCAGCGGAAACCCGTAGGCGGAAAGCCGGCGCGCCATCGCCGTGCCCATGCGGCCCATGCCGCAGATGCCGATCGTCTCCTTCACGTCAGCCATATCAGGCCGCCTTTGCCTGATGGTATTCCTTGATGGCGATCATCCGGATCTCCGGCGCCCGCTCGCTCTCATAGTTCAGCGAGAAACCGTCCTGCGCGAGGAACACCGGGTCGCCATCGAGATCACGGGCGATATCGCCGCGATGGCCGGAGATGAACTTTTCGAGGTCGGCGTTCTTCTCGGCCGAAATCCAGCGGCAGACCGAAAACCGCGCCATTTCGAAGGAGACCGGCAGACCGTATTCCGCCTTCAGCCGCTCCTTCAGCACGTCGAGCTGCAGCGCGCCGACAACGCCGACGATTGCGGGCGAGCCGTCCTCGGGAGTGAAGAGCTGCACCACGCCTTCCTCGGCCATCTGCTGCAGCGCTTCCTTCAGCTTCTTCGCCTTCATCGCATCCTCAAGGCGGACACGGCGGAGGATTTCCGGCGCGAAGTTCGGCACGCCCTGGAACACCAGCGCCTCGCCGTCGGTCAGCGTGTCGCCGATCCTCAGCGCGCCGTGGTTCGGAATACCGACGACATCGCCGGCATAGGCCGTATCGGCCAGCTGGCGCTGCGAGGCGAAGAAGAACTGCGGTGCGGTGAGGCCCATCTGCTTGCCGGTCCGGGCAAGCCTCGCTTTCATGCCGCGCGTCAGCGTGCCGGAGCACACGCGCACGAAGGCGATGCGGTCGCGGTGGTTCGGGTCCATGTTGGCCTGGATCTTGAACACGAAGGCGCTCATCTTCGGGTCGGTCGCTTCCACGGTGCGGACATCGGCCACCTGCGCGCGCGGCGCAGGCGCGAAGTCGGAGAGCGCATGGATGAGATCGCGCACGCCGTTGTTCCTCAACGCCGAGCCGAAATAGACCGGCGTCATGTGGCCTTCCAGAAACGCCTGCCGGTCGAAGACCGGATAGCCATCGATGGCGAGTTCGGCCATCTCGGCCCATTCCTGGCGCTCGTGCTCGGGAAGCTTTTCCGACACGACTTCCGGTCCGTTTACCTTTGTCAGGCCCACCTCGCTGTCGCCATAGCGCACGGCGCTTTCCTTCAGGTGATAGGTGCCGGCAAAGCTCTTGCCCTGCCCGATCGGCCAGGTCATCGGCACGGTGTCGAGCGCCAGCTTTTCCTGCACTTCCTCGAGGATTTCGAACGTGTCGCGGGCCTCGCGGTCCATCTTGTTGACGAAGGTGATGATCGGGATGTCGCGCAGCCGGCAGACCTCGAACAGCTTCAGCGTCCGGGGCTCGATACCCTTGGCCGCGTCGATCACCATGATGGCGGCGTCGACGGCCGTCAGCGTGCGGTAGGTGTCGTCGGCAAAGTCTTCGTGGCCGGGGGTGTCGAGCAGGTTGAAGACGGTGTTGTCATATTCGAAGGTCATCACCGAGGTGACCACCGAAATGCCGCGTTCGCGCTCGATCTTCATCCAGTCCGACCGGGTCTGGATACGGTCCTTCTTCGCCTTCACCTCGCCGGCAAGCTGGATCGCGCCGCCGAACAGCAGCAGCTTTTCGGTGAGCGTGGTCTTCCCGGCGTCGGGATGCGAGATGATCGCGAAGGTTCGGCGGCGTGCGACCGCCTCGGCAAGCGTTTCGGGCATCAGCTGAATATCCTGTTGATGGCGGCCTATGTAGCGATTTGGGCCGCAAGATGCAATTGACCTGTCGCACGCCGATGGCAAAGGATGCGGGCGAGAGAAACGCCGCGCGCGAGAGGCAACATCACAACGGATTTGGAATGCGGCCTCTCCATTCTCTCTGGCGTCATCCTCGGGCTTGACCCGAGGATCCATGCACATCTCCCTGCGACGGGCGTGAGCGTGTCGCGGCTCAGCCTTTGATGCAGGCCGCAGGCTCCGCTCGCGACAAAGGTGGCTAGATGCTCGGGTCAAGCCCGAGCATGACGGGGGAGAGGAGGGACGGCCAAGAACACGATGACACGGAAACGAAAATGACACTGAAGCTGAAACGCCTGGAAAACGCAGAAGGCATCGAACCGCCGGCCTACGAGACATCCGGTTCTGCCGGCATGGACATCCGTGCCGCCATCGATGCGCCGCTGACGCTTGAGCCCGGCAAGCGGGTGCTGGTGCCCACCGGCTTCATTTTCGAGATTCCGGAAGGCTTTGAAGCTCAGATCCGCCCGCGCTCCGGCCTTGCCTTCAAGCACGGCATCACCTGCCTCAATACCCCCGGCACCATCGACAGCGATTATCGCGGCGAGGTGAAGGTGCTGCTCGTCAATCTCGGCGAGGAAGCCTTCGTGATCGAGCGCGGCATGCGCATCGCCCAGGTGATCATCGCCCCGGTCACCCAGATGCCCGTCACCGTTGTCGACGCGCTCACCGATACCGTCCGCGGCGCCGGCGGTTTCGGCTCGACGGGGGTCTAGCGCTCCTTCGGCCGTTCCCGCCTCTGAAAATCGCTGTATTTCCGCTGCCGGGCTGCTGGTATAATTTCCGCAACGCGGGTTACAGCGGAGGCTTGCGGATGGAGATGTTGGAGGCGTTTCAGCGGATCGGGCTGGCGCTCGCGATCGGTCTTCTCGCCGGCATCGAGCGCGGCTGGCAGGAGCGCGACATGGCCGACGGGCAGCGTGTCGCGGGGATCCGCACCTTTGCCCTGGTCGGGCTTCTGGGCGGGCTTGCCGGCTATCTCGGGCTGATCGTCGGCGCAGCCGTGCCGGCGACGCTTGCGGCCGGGCTGGTGGCCGCCTTTATCGTGTTCGACTACAAGGCTGCCGCGCCCCACAACGATTTCAGCGTCACCAGCGTGATTGCGGCGCTGGTCATTTTCGCGCTCGGCATCGTCTCGGTGACCGGCGACATGCGGCTTGCGGCCGCCGGCGGCGTGGTCACCACCGTTCTGCTCGCCGCCCGCCATTCCCTCCACGGATTCCTGAAGACGATGACCTGGGTGGAGCTGCGCTCCGCGCTGGTGCTGCTGACGATGAGTTTCGTGGCCTTGCCGCTCCTGCCGGACCGGGCGATCGATCCCTGGGGCGGCTTCAATCCGTTTGCCGTCTGGCTGATGACGGTGATGATCGCCGCACTTTCCTATGCCGGCTACGCCGCGATGCGGATTGCCGGACCGGATCGCGGCATTCTGTTTGCCGGCGCCACCGGCGGCGTCGTTTCGTCAACGGCGACGACCCTGTCCTTCGCCCGCATCTCGGTGAGCGAACCGGCGCTCGCGCGAAAGCTCGCGGGCGCTGCCTCGATTGCCGGCGGGCTGTCGCTGGTCCGCTGTTTCGTGATCGCGTCGGCTGTCGCTCCGGTGCTCGCAAAGCCGCTCGCCTTTGCGCTGGCGCCGGGGCTTTTCGCCTTTGTCGTTGCCAGCCTCCTGCTCAGCGGCAGCAGGGGCCACCCGAAGGCCGACCTTCATCTCTCCAATCCGTTCGAGCTCTGGTCGGTGCTGCGCTTCGGCGCCCTGCTCGGGGTCATCGGGTTTGTCGCCAGGATACTGGTCAATGTCCTTGGCCCCTCCAGCATCGTGTTCATCGCGCTCGTCTCCGGCATCCCCGATCTCGATGCCATCACGCTGTCGACCGCGCATCTGGCCGGAAACGCGGTGCCTGTCGATACCGCCGCCATCGCGGTGCTGACGGCGACGGTGTCCAATCTCGTCACCAAGGTCGCGCTCGCCTATGGCAGTGGCACGCGGGACTACAGTCGGTTGCTGGCGCTGGTAACCCTCGGTGTTGTCCTCGTCGGCGGCGCTGGGTTTTGGGCGTTCCTGGTCTTGTTGCGGTGAGGGTAGGCGGAGGGGCGGAATAAAATTCCGGAAACAGGCTTCCGATTGGAAGTGTGTTTCAGAAGTCAGCGACGCATTGCCCGTTCGTGCCTCGCATTCCGGCGCTGCCGGCCCTACCTAAGAACTATCCAATTCAGGGAGCATCCACCATGGAACAGAACGGCAAACCCGGACGCGGGAAGGTATATTCCTCCATTCTCGAAACGATCGGCGACACGCCGCTCGTTCGCCTCGACAAGCTGGCGAAGGAACATGGCGTCAAGGCCAACCTTCTCGCCAAGCTCGAATTCTTCAATCCCATCGCCTCGGTGAAGGACCGTATCGGCTTCGCCATGATCGAGGCCCTGGAAAAGGCCGGCAAGATCACGCCCGGAAAGTCCGTGCTGGTCGAGCCGACCTCCGGCAATACCGGCATCGCGCTTGCGTTTGCCGCTGCGGCCAAGGGCTACAAGCTGATCCTCACCATGCCGGAATCGATGTCGATCGAGCGCCGCAAGATGCTGGCGCTGCTCGGTGCCGAGCTGGTGCTGACCGAGCCGCCGAAGGGCATGAAGGGCGCTGTCGCCAAGGCCGAGGAAATCGCCGCCGAAACCCAGAATGCCGTCATCCCGCAGCAGTTTGAGAACCCGGCCAATCCGGAAATCCACCGCAAGACCACGGCCGAAGAAATCTGGAACGACACGGATGGCGCCGTCGATATCTTCGTTTCCGGCATCGGAACGGGCGGCACGATCACCGGCGTCGGCCAGGTGCTGAAGGCGAAGAAGCCGGATGTGAAGGTGATCGCCGTCGAGCCGGCGGCCTCACCGGTGCTTTCCGGCGGCTCGCCCGCTCCGCACAAGATCCAGGGGATCGGCGCCGGCTTCGTGCCGGGCGTGCTCGATACCTCAGTCTATGACGAGGTCGTGCAGGTCGAAAACGACGATGCCTTCGCGCTTGCCCGCGAAGTTGCCCGCCTTGAAGGCGTGCCGGTCGGTATCTCTTCCGGCGCTGCACTGAAGGCGGCAATCGAGGTTGGTTCCCGGCCCGAGAACGAAGGCAAGAACATCGTCATCATCATCCCGTCCTTCGCCGAACGCTATCTGTCGACGGCGCTGTTCGAAGGGCTTGGGCAGTAAGAACCTGTAGCGCCGGGGCCAACCGGCGCGACCGTTATCAAGGCTCTTTTGAGGCCGGAGATGTGGCAGAGGCCACGTCTCCGGCCTTTTTGTTGCGCCGTGGCAAATTTGTCGCGGTGCCGCAATCACTGTTGACAAATTTCAAATTTATATGTGAAATAAGTAATCATATATAAGCGTCCTTATCGGAGGAGGGCGCTGATATCTCAGGAGGAAGACAATCATGAAATTTGCAAGTGCCGCTCTTTTTGCGGCCGGTATTCTGTTCGCCGGTACCGCCATGGCGGCCGACTACACCATTCGCCTCGCCAGCTCGCTGTCGCCGGGCGAGCCGACAATCGAAGCCGCCCAGTTCTTTGCCGACGAAGTCGCCAAGAGGACGGATGGACGTGTTGAAATCCAGGTGTTCCCGGCACAGCAGCTCGGCAGCGAGAAGGACGTCAACCAGATGATGCGCCAGGGCGCGCCGATCATCTCGGTGACGTCGTCCGGCTATCTCTCCGACTTCGTGCCCGATTTCGGTGTGGTCGAAGGGCCTTACCTACTCGACAATCCGGCGCAGTTCGAAAAGATCGCCAATTCCGACTGGTTTGCTGCGATCAAGGATCAGTTCGGCGAGAAGGGCATTACCTTCCTCGTCGATGACGCGCTCTTCGGCGCTCGCAACATTCTGGCTGACAAGCCGGTGCGCACGCCCGCCGACGTCGATGGCATGACGATCCGCATTCCGCCGAACACGGTCTTCGTAAAGACCTTCGAGGCCATGGGCACACGGCCCGCGACCGTAGAATGGTCGGAAGTCTACAGCGCCCTCCAGCAGAACGTCGTTGAAGGGGCAGAAGCGCCGCTTGGCTCGCTCTGGGGTTCCAAGCTGTACGAAACCCGCGACACTATCTCCCTGACCCAGCATTTCACCGCCTTCACCTTCTGGGTGATCAATTCCGACTATTTCAACAGTCTGCCGGATGACATCCAGCAGGTGATGATGGAGGTCGGCAAGGAGACGGGCAAACTCGCCACTGAACTGACGCTGAAGCGGGACGAGGATTACAAGTCGAAGTTCCGCGATGCCGGCGTCACCATCGTCGACGACGTCGACATCAAGGCCTTCCGCGAAAAGACCGCCGGCGTTTATGACCAGTTCCCGAACTGGACGCCCGGTCTCTATCAGGAAATTCAGAAGATTCTCGCCGAATAAGCCGTTCATTCGAACTGCCGGGGCCGGGGTGCGAACACTCCGGCCCTTCGGCGGCACACTTCCAAGGCGGGAAACCATGTCCAATACATCGCAACACCCCGGTCTGCGCCCCATCCACTATTTCGAGGAAATCATCAGCGGGTTAGCGCTCGTCGTGCTGGTGGCTGCCGTCTGCTGGGGCGTCGTCACGCGCTACATCACCGAAACGCCTGCCGCCTGGACGGGTGACATCGCCTCGGTCGCCTTCGCCTGGCTCATCTTCATGGGCAGCGCCGCGGCCTTCAAATACGGCATGCATATGAGCATCGATCTGGCGTGGATGCTGATCCCGCCCGGTCCGCGACGCATCCTCGGCGCCCTCGTCGATCTCCTCATCCTCACCTTCCTCGCCTATGCCACCTGGCTCGGCGTGAAATTCTGCCTCAGCACGATGGATGATCCGATGCCGATCCTCAGATGGCCGCGCGCCATCCTCTATGCGGCGCTGATGTGCGGCTTCGCCTGCATGTTCCTGCGCTATGCCGGCATCGCCTGGCGCCGGCTCAACGGTGATATGGCGCCGACGCATCGCCTTTCTGAATCCCCTGAAGAAGGAGGCGCGGGATGGGCCTGATACCGATCGCCATCATGCTGGCGCTGTTCCTGCTGAACACGCCGATCGCGCTGGGCATTGCCATGGCGGCGCTGAGCTTCTTCCTGATGTCGAGCGGTTTGCCGATCAGCTCGTTCATCCAGAAGATGGCGTCCTCCACCGAATCCTTTCCGCTGCTCGCCGTGCCGTTCTTCATCTTCGCCGGAACGATCATGAACCATGCCGGCATCACCCGGCGCCTGCTCGGCTTTGCGGATGCGCTGGTGGGCCATACTGTTGGCGGGCTGGCGCAGGCCAATGTGATGCTGTCGGCGCTGATGGGCGGGCTCTCCGCCTCGGCCAATGCCGATGCCGCCATGCAGGCCAAGATGCTCGGCACGGAGATGGTCCGGCGCGGCTATTCACCGGGCTTCACGGCAGCGGTCTGCACCTGTTCCGCCGTCATCACGCCGATCATTCCGCCAGGCATCGGCCTCATTCTTTATGGCTTTCTGGCGAACGTTTCCGTCGGACGTCTGTTCATCGCCGGCATCATCCCCGGCCTGATGATCATGGTCGCCTTGATGATCGCGGTGCGTATCACCGCGAAGCGTCGCAATTACCAGCCGACGCGGGTGAAGATGGCGACCAGTCGGGAACTCTGGAAGGCCTTCGTGGAATCGCTCGGCGCCTTGTCGATCATCGCCTTCATCCTGATCGGCATCCGGCAGGGTATCTTCACGCCCACCGAGGCCGGGGCGATGACCGTGGTCTATGCCTCGCTCATCGGCTTCTTCTGGCACCGGGAGCTGAAGATTTCGTCTTTCCCGCTGATCATCATCGAAACGGTGCTGGCGACCTCGGTGGTGATGCTGATCATCTGCGCGGCCGGCGCTTTCGGCTTCTACATGACCTGGGAGCAGATTCCGTCCAAGGGCGCGGCCCTGCTGCTCGGCGTCACCCAGAACCCGCTGCTTCTGCTGCTGCTGATCAATGTGCTGCTGCTCGTCATCGGCATGCTG
Protein-coding sequences here:
- the dxr gene encoding 1-deoxy-D-xylulose-5-phosphate reductoisomerase encodes the protein MSKRRIAIFGATGSIGVSTLDVIGQLGGRDAFEVTALTGNANVEALARQAVASGAEIAVTADESRYGALKEALAGTGVDAAAGPSGLMEAAERENDMVMAAIVGTAGLKPALAAAARGADIALANKECLVSAGPLFLDAVKRGGGTMIPVDSEHSAVFQVFEEHQRQALERVIITASGGPFRNKSLEEMRHVDAATARAHPNWSMGLKISIDSASMFNKALEMLEAMHLFALKPEQVEVVIHPQSIIHSMVGYADGSVLAQLGVPDMRTAIGYALAYPKRQPLAVDRLDFARLARLDFEAPDETRFPALRLARLAMERGGLQGAVLNAAKEIALEAFIEGRCGFLEMAEVAEAVMEALSGLPEAAGIEDVYTADAEARRLAAERLRR
- a CDS encoding NAD(P)-dependent oxidoreductase translates to MADVKETIGICGMGRMGTAMARRLSAYGFPLVVWSRSGVSMELASETHAEVALNPATLARKADIIITSLINDEAVSAVLEALVSTSLPGKLVVETSTVSPSLLSQFSGHIKAKGGSAIDAPISGGPETVIDGRAGFYIGGADIDFERFLPVAQTLSNRIHHAGSLGTGAAAKIVNNMVLCGYWEVLREALTTGKRAGLTLEKMLEILMTSPGGTPALKARAPRILGHDRSVGFPVRGAVKDATLFAGVADSYDVDTPAIDAALASYRACLEKGDGDEDLAAMLRMALAVD
- a CDS encoding serine hydrolase domain-containing protein, whose amino-acid sequence is MDIAARTDAVIDRSIDEGRIVGTVVKVLRGGEPVYVRAAGYADREAGKPVQEDTIFRYASVTKPFVATAALAMIDAGKFTLDSHVSELLPWFHPPGPDGRQAVITVRQLLTHTAGLTYKPGAGILSVHDSISLGIENTNRTLEENFSLHNTVPLAYQPGTAWEYSIAIDILGAILAEVHGGSVEDALRHYVFAPLGIADTGFRVADRERLATAYYNAEPAPQPMGEPERVKFSEEMTYTFSPARILNREAFQGGGGGMAGTADAVVRLLEMYRRDGTGVLNTETARAACRNQIGDLRLRPGVRFSFIGSVMENPALDNSHLPEGTVAWGGIYGNNWCYHPASGTVVVALTNTAPEGCDGPFKFQLQEAVFG
- a CDS encoding peptide chain release factor 3, whose protein sequence is MPETLAEAVARRRTFAIISHPDAGKTTLTEKLLLFGGAIQLAGEVKAKKDRIQTRSDWMKIERERGISVVTSVMTFEYDNTVFNLLDTPGHEDFADDTYRTLTAVDAAIMVIDAAKGIEPRTLKLFEVCRLRDIPIITFVNKMDREARDTFEILEEVQEKLALDTVPMTWPIGQGKSFAGTYHLKESAVRYGDSEVGLTKVNGPEVVSEKLPEHERQEWAEMAELAIDGYPVFDRQAFLEGHMTPVYFGSALRNNGVRDLIHALSDFAPAPRAQVADVRTVEATDPKMSAFVFKIQANMDPNHRDRIAFVRVCSGTLTRGMKARLARTGKQMGLTAPQFFFASQRQLADTAYAGDVVGIPNHGALRIGDTLTDGEALVFQGVPNFAPEILRRVRLEDAMKAKKLKEALQQMAEEGVVQLFTPEDGSPAIVGVVGALQLDVLKERLKAEYGLPVSFEMARFSVCRWISAEKNADLEKFISGHRGDIARDLDGDPVFLAQDGFSLNYESERAPEIRMIAIKEYHQAKAA
- the cueR gene encoding Cu(I)-responsive transcriptional regulator; protein product: MNIGEAAKRSGLPAKTIRYYEDIGLVIADRADNGYRDYSDNHVHRLNFIHRSRDLGFSVEECRLLLSLYDDDARESAEVKALALAKITEIDEKLARLASLKATLQHLADHCHGDHRPDCPILEELSGNTGSCCH
- a CDS encoding 3-hydroxybutyryl-CoA dehydrogenase; translated protein: MAESIRRIGVVGAGPMGCGVAHVCALAGYDVHLIDHGQEQIERALATINGNLARQVSSGKLSDDDRKKALKLISASTDLQDLASVDMAIEAISEDEDAKRALYAKICPILKPEALLATNTSSLSITRLAASTDRPERFMGVHFMNPVPVMELVELVRGIATEEVTFNTAKEFVRSLGKTPTVSEDFPAFIVNRVLLPMINEAIYVLYEGVGTVDAIDTAMKLGARHPMGPLELADFIGLDTCLSVMQMLHEGLADNKYRPCPLLVKYVDAGWLGRKSGRGFYDYRGDEPVPTR
- the hemA gene encoding 5-aminolevulinate synthase encodes the protein MDFEAFFKGELEGLHEEGRYRVFAELKRHRGDFPRASRFKDGVASDVTVWCSNDYLGMGQCPTVIAAMQEAIEACGAGAGGTRNISGTNYYHVQLENELADLHGKEAALIFTSGYVSNWASLGTLGQKIPNLIIFSDALNHASMIEGIRHGKSARVIFRHNDLNDLEAKLKAADPAAPKLIAFESVYSMDGDIAPIKEICDLADKYGAMTYLDEVHAVGMYGPRGGGVAEREGLMDRITIIEGTLGKAFGVMGGYITGSQALVDFIRSFASGFIFTTALPPALAAGAVASIRHLKVSQIERQRHRERVQALRVKLDGAGIPHMPNPSHIVPVMVGHASKCKWISDILLDDFGIYVQPINYPTVPRKTERLRFTPTPLHTDADIDHLVNALHSLWSQCALARAVA